The segment AACCGGGGTCACGTGGTACAACAATGGCGCTTgtttacaagcagtgaaagtacacgctcctgtgcaaaaatggttcgcaccaagccatcaacaaccagAGGAGCCCCAAAATCTACGAAAAAGAGGACAGATCAAGTGAAGAGTCAATGGAAGGCGAAGAAATCAGCGCAATCAGCTTCTGTGCTGACTGACGTGACAGAATGTGTGCCGGTTTTGGggtcgtctgctagtgctacaTTTTCCGCGTCGATTCCTTCCACTGAAAACATTCTCGGCACGAAGACAAGAAGTGAGTTCAAAAAAGAATCGTATGAGAGGTTTGTTTCCGGTGGAGTTGACACTAAGTCATCTGCTGCTACTGAAACCCTGGTAAAAACCCAGAGGGGTGTTGTAGACTTTGCCGAAGTAGACAGTATGGTTGCAAGTTTGTGCTGTCCACAGTGCAAAAACAAGTGCTTGTCTCTTTGCACAGACTCCAGACCAACAAGTGGCTTGGCAGTATTTGCCCAGGTGAACTGTTCTTCGTGCGAAGAGCCTGTGTATGAACAGTATCTGGCGACAAAATTTAAATCCAAGACAAAAGTGTTCGACATGAACAGACAGGCAGTGTATTCCTCGCTTGCTTGTGGACTGGGAGCCACCACATTCAgaaatttctgtgaaaacatggATTTAGCTGGACTTCACCACAAGACCTTTCATACTCATGCCAGCCAACTATTCACACAACTAGAGGGATTCCGGAAGCATGTGTTCAGTGAGACTGTTGCATATGTTCGAGAAGTTCATGCAAGATACTGTGGCACTACTCTTGGTGTCGATGACACCCTGAACATTATTGTGAGCTATGATGGCACCTGGCTTACTCGTGGACACTCTTCGCACATTGGAGTTGGGTGTGCTGTGGACTTACTTACTGGACTCTGTGTTGATGCCCATGTCATGTGTACCTACTGCCAGGTGTGCGAGTCTACGGGGCAGAAGCTGTTTCAGGAAAAACCAGAGGAGTATGCGGCCTGGCTCGTGGACCACTTGGACAAGTGTGAGGTGAACTATAAAGGTAAATTATATTTGTTTGCCCAGAAATATTTGAATAGAGTTTATTTCAAATTTAAGCAACTTACTCAAATATAGCAAATTACAAGTAAATGTAATAGCGATGAGTGGATATTATTTTCCATGCATTCCAGTGAAACTGAAAACCAAAACTAAAGGCATGGAtgatggattaaaaaaaagcgtcataaagacagatcatcaatttatgataataataatgaaagttgTAACACATGCATATATAAATCCAATTTTTAAGAATAGTTCAGGGCATGGGGGAGTGGATGTGTGTGATgaaaataataagaaaacacacacagatagagagagagagagagagagagagagagagagagagagagagagagagagagagagagagagagagagagagagagctgtattTACAGCATGAAGTGAGATTCACAAGTCTTCAGAATCAACGGGCTTAGAACAGAGGGAGCTAGTAGTGGTCAGGGGGTGgcaaatacatacatacaactaTACATGTGTGGCCACATACATACGTGTAAGTATGTGTGGCACAATACAAGTGTATTTAAAAATGTTCAAATAGTATCAATTGATGAATTATGCTTAACGTTTACAATCTAACATGTTCAGTGCCACAATATAACATGTTCTCACCActattaataggtaacatgcgccttgagtcgccttgtggggtgagatacgtgcgcgatataaatcctcgtaaataaataaaagtaaataaataaataaataaataaatacctgCTGCTAGAAATTTAATATACAGTAATTTGGTAATTCCATGTTTATTTCAATTCTTTTCTGTATTAATTACAGTTGAAGTATTAGCTGTACAATGACTGTGAATAAcacatgcgtgcacacacacacacacacacttaaaaaatactctgtttgcaaattacatttcttattttgttcttgtttgcaggCTCATCAGGGATGATGGAGGTGGAAGCAGCCCGTGTCATATGGCGTCGATCGGTGAACACCAACAAGCTTCGCTACACAACACTTCTGTCGGACGGTGACTCCAAGACTTTTACAGAGCTCAACGACATCAAGCCCTATGGTGAGGATATTCACATTGACAAGGAAGAGTGTGTGAACCATGTGAGTAAACGACTTGGTACAGCTCTTCGCAACATGGTGACAGACTGCCGAAAGCGAGGGGTGACTCTTGGTGGACGTGGAAGGGGTCAGCTGACAGGCAATGCCATACGCAAGCTACAGATTTACTACAACCGGGCAATTCGTAGCAACAAGGATGTGTGTAGCATGAAAAAAGCAATCATGGCATCACTGTACCATTGTTTTTCCACTGACGAAAATCCACAACATGAACTTTGTCCTGCTGGAGAGAGCTCGTGGTGTTTCTTTCAGGAAGCGCTGGCGAAGCACCAAGTTCCAGGTCCACACAAACACCTCATCCACACACCCCTCAATGAGGAGAAGTTAGCTGCACACCTGTTGCCCATTTATGAGAGACTTTCTGAAGAACACCTACTCAGCAGATGTGTTTCTGgcaagacacaaaatgccaatGAGTGTCTCCACAGCCTCATTTGGTCAAGATGTGCTAAGGACCACTTTGCTTCCCGCAGTCGTGTTGAGTTTGCAGTCTTGACTGCTATTAGAGAGTTCAACTTTggacctgctgctgctgccgactCTGCCCAGTTCTTCGGATTCCAGACTGGACATCACATGAAGAGGCTTGGAGCAGCCAGGATGCACAAGAGGGTGCGGAACAGTCTGAAGGCTGTGAGAGACAAGCAAAGTAAAAGGAGAGACAAAGTGCGGGCAGCCAAGTCAAAGAGACTGGAAGAACTTGTTCAGCTGGAAGGTGGCCCTGCATATGCTGCAGGCATGTTCTAAGTTTTGACTatgtaaatgttttaacatagacggggaatcgagacgagggtcatgactcatggtgtgtttgtgtataaagtgattccgaggaaactactggaccaatcttgataaaacttaacatgagagttcctgagtgcgatatccccagatgtcttttttccattttttggaaagatgtctttgatgacgtcatatccggatttttttaggcagttgaggcagcgctctaacaccctaatttttcaaccaaattgattgcaattttggtaaagcaatcttcgacgaagtccggactatggtattgcatttcaactcaaaattttaaaaataaattaatgagtttgcttgttaagtttgtcattaaaatctaatttttagtaacaaaataaactttgactgcattgcattcctcattttttcctgaattcaaaaatatatagatatgtcatgttcactctaacaatgtgctcagaattacagaaaataggtttagtaAGTACTATACGGTCtcatgctttgcggagacgagcgtgatccgtctcggtattgttagccgagactatctaaatgtatctcgtagtcttggcgatgactggtttgtggtgttgatattTAAGTTTCATactgattgactaaatgtttttatattgcttcacgcgacttgtcattgttattgtggttAACATTATTCTCATATATTGTGGTTATTGTACGCATATGTGCAATTAATGACTTGGGTACGTTTCGTAATTTGGAgctagcttgtgtgtgtgtgtgtgtgtgtgtgtgtgtgtgtgtgtgtgtgtgtgtgtgtgaatgtgaacgTGAACGAGTGAGCGAGCTTTTTTTGGTGTGCATGCTGTAAttgggagtgtgtgtatgcattgttTGTAACTCGGGACAAACAATTTtcctagtgtactgcacatgttTGAAATAACTTATGTTTTATGTCTTCCCTAACTTTTAAACTGTGTCTCTAAGGTGTGAAAGACATTCCTCAGTGTGGAATTTggtgatacatgtatgtattttgagtttaattacaactatcaatggtttcaaaacaaattgtgtgcgtttttgccttTTCCTCAGTTTGCATGTTTTGACATTTGGGAACGAAATGATTTCAAATCTACTGGTTAGATTTCTGTGAAATTCTGCATACTTGTACTTTTACATACTATCTACAGAATTaccatttgaataatgaatcggaaaagaaatgttggctttacgatttttttaatattaaattttacgcaaaatttcaacattatgataaaaaaaattttttttaaataactgtaatactcacagaaaaaataaatggtaaatctgtagatatgATCTAAATCTATATTTATGCAAAATATTGGACAGAAATCGAGCATTTGGATATGGAAAAAACGGTTCCTAAAATCCAATATGGCTGCTGTTTACTTTTCTGTTTCTATAGCAACGAcatacacaataaacaaacacattaacATTTTTTAATTCAGAGACCATCAGTATTATAACAAAAgcgacacaaacagtgctgatcaTCAGATATGGAAAATAGCGATTTGGCCCTCACATGGCCTTAAAGCGATACAACTGACCGTTTGGGTGGTGTTTCTGGCGAATTGGACGAATCTGAAGAATATGGAGAATCCATTGTACCTTAATCTAGACGCTCACGGCACTATTGGCTCAAAAACGCACCTCGAGTATGGggattaattaaatcaaagtgagtgaatgcacTTCAGGGCGCTGCTTCTCTCTGATGTTGGAAAGAAAAAGTAGCTCAGAAGCGGCGCCTGGCGCGCGGCATGACGGCCACGCCATTTATGACGCGGCAGCCTAGAAACCACATCACGTTCACCAACAAGGGAAGAAAATCAGGGGAAGTAATCCAAAACAACCCTCACAAAGAGTGCGGTTTCTTTGCCTGCTCTACGACACTTAATTAAGCTTTTAAAACGCTTGCTTGTGCAAAGTGAAGCCGGTCCTCCTGCAGGGTAGCGTTATTTGTAATGCAGAATTGTATCCATGGTATAACTTCCGAAGCGATCTGTGGTTATTTCTGAGGTTTTATTCATTTACGTGAAATGAAACTAAacattcaggagaagatgagaaatacaacgcaatcatttttaatctgcttctgaaaattcgatttttaatgacaactttaatgagcaaactaattaactaatttttaagcttccaaactgaaatgcaatcccatagtttggacttcgtcgaagattgcttgaccaaaatgtcaatcaatttggttgaaaaatgagggtgtgacagtgtcgcctcaactttcacaaaaaagccggatatgacgtcattaaaggcatttatcaaaaaaatgaaaacagtgtctggggatatcatactcagaaactctcatataaagtttcattaagatcggtcgagtagttttctctgaatcgctccacacgcacatccatccatccatccatccatccatccatccatccatccatccatccatccatccatccatccatccatccatccatccatccatccatccatccatacatacatacatacatacatacatacatacacacacactcactcacacacacacacacacacacacacgcacgcacgcacgccgcacgcacgcacgcacgcacgcacgcacgcacacacacacacacacacacacacacacacacacacacatacaccacgaccctcgtctcgattccccctctatgttaaaacatttagtcaaaacttgactaaatgtaaaaaagcgaAAGCTCAGCTTGTAGAACGTGCAATCAaagacaatacaaaacattcaCGAGGTGGTTGATCTGATGGgagagatgaggatgattataatgatgatgctttttGTAGTGGACAGAAATACAAATGGTTAATAGCCACATTGGAGAACACAGCTGAGCAGGGGTTGAGTTCGAGCTCTACGTCAATCCTCAGAGAGTCGAAAAGAAACCACACGTTAGCAGTCTGTTTCGGATTTATTTTTGGGATTACAGCATTTTTTAGATGCAAAGAACTGAGTCTTCCAAAAAAGAACAGTTACAAAGGTTTGTCATCATTTAAATGTCTCTACAGttatttctcccccccccccccccccccccctcccctcgacTCTCGTACACGCGGGAAGGTATTTAATGTTTGAAATTTCGTCAGCATTGTTAATCATTTTCACGTTTTCTCGGGCAAATGACTGCCATATCTTTGGCATTCAGATGTTACACGCACAGCAAAGCGACAGAAGCAATTTCGGATGTTGTCATGCTGTTGAACGTCATATGGTTTGGCGATTATGCAAATTATACGGGTCAAATGATAACAACTGCATTTTTTAAACACTCATAA is part of the Littorina saxatilis isolate snail1 unplaced genomic scaffold, US_GU_Lsax_2.0 scaffold_2307, whole genome shotgun sequence genome and harbors:
- the LOC138956343 gene encoding uncharacterized protein; its protein translation is MVRTKPSTTRGAPKSTKKRTDQVKSQWKAKKSAQSASVLTDVTECVPVLGSSASATFSASIPSTENILGTKTRSEFKKESYERFVSGGVDTKSSAATETLVKTQRGVVDFAEVDSMVASLCCPQCKNKCLSLCTDSRPTSGLAVFAQVNCSSCEEPVYEQYLATKFKSKTKVFDMNRQAVYSSLACGLGATTFRNFCENMDLAGLHHKTFHTHASQLFTQLEGFRKHVFSETVAYVREVHARYCGTTLGVDDTLNIIVSYDGTWLTRGHSSHIGVGCAVDLLTGLCVDAHVMCTYCQVCESTGQKLFQEKPEEYAAWLVDHLDKCEVNYKGSSGMMEVEAARVIWRRSVNTNKLRYTTLLSDGDSKTFTELNDIKPYGEDIHIDKEECVNHVSKRLGTALRNMVTDCRKRGVTLGGRGRGQLTGNAIRKLQIYYNRAIRSNKDVCSMKKAIMASLYHCFSTDENPQHELCPAGESSWCFFQEALAKHQVPGPHKHLIHTPLNEEKLAAHLLPIYERLSEEHLLSRCVSGKTQNANECLHSLIWSRCAKDHFASRSRVEFAVLTAIREFNFGPAAAADSAQFFGFQTGHHMKRLGAARMHKRVRNSLKAVRDKQSKRRDKVRAAKSKRLEELVQLEGGPAYAAGMF